From a region of the Balaenoptera ricei isolate mBalRic1 chromosome 11, mBalRic1.hap2, whole genome shotgun sequence genome:
- the ACOX2 gene encoding peroxisomal acyl-coenzyme A oxidase 2 isoform X2, producing the protein MGSPVHRVSMGDTWSRQVHPDIESERHMQSFNVEELTNILDGGAQNTALRRKVESIIHSDPELSLKDNYFMTQNERYEAAIKKKFHIQMLAQRLGWSEDSRELYYANRSLSGDLGLALQFVFQKALRSLGSEEQIAKWDPLCNKLQILATYAQTELGHVGRSATHALVQAQLICSGAQQGMHAFIVPIRSLEDHSPLPGITVGDIGPKMDFDHSDNGFLQLDHVRVPRENMLSRFAQVLPDGTYIKLGTAKSNYLSMVVVRVDILSDEVIPLLQKACVIAIRYSVIRRQSRLRPSDPEAKVLDYQTQQQKLFPPLAKAYAFHFVANSLLEFFHRSYSSILDRDFSLLPELHALSAGMKALVSDFCIQGAELCRRACGGHGYSKLSGLPSLVTRVTASCTYEGENTVLYLQTARFLVKSYLQAQESTSQRSLPQSVAYLTAPDLARCPAQKVADFLHPELYTTAWAHVAARLIKDSVHHLQTLMQSGADRHEAWNQTTVIHLQAAKAHLYYVTVKIFTEALEKLENQPAIQQVLKRLCDLYALHGIMTNTGDFLHDGFLSGAQIDMARKAYLDLLLLIRKDAILLTDAFDFSDQCLNSALGCYDGNVYERLFQWAQKSPTNTQGNPAYEKYIRPLLQGWRSRL; encoded by the exons ATGGGCAGTCCAGTGCACCGAGTGTCAATGGGGGACACCTGGAGCAGGCAAGTGCACCCTGACATAGAGAGCGAGAGGCACATGCAGTCCTTCAACGTGGAAGAGCTCACCAACATCCTTGATGGAGGGGCCCAGAACACCGCACTCCGGAGGAAAGTCG AAAGCATCATCCACAGTGACCCAGAGCTTAGCCTGAAGGATAATTATTTCATGACCCAGAATGAACGTTATGAAGCCGCCATTAAGAAGAAATTCCACATCCAGATGTTAGCACAGCGCCTGGGCTGGTCTGAAGACAGTCGTGAATTATATTATGCTAACAG AAGCCTCTCTGGAGATCTGGGCTTGGCGTTACAATTCGTCTTCCAGAAAGCCCTCAGGAGCCTGGGCTCAGAGGAGCAGATTGCCAAGTGGGACCCACTCTGCAACAAGTTACAGATCCTCGCGACATACGCCCAGACGGAACTGGGGCACG TGGGACGGTCAGCCACCCATGCCCTGGTCCAGGCCCAGTTGATCTGCTCAGGAGCCCAGCAGGGCATGCATGCCTTTATTGTGCCCATCCGGAGTCTCGAGGACCACAGCCCACTGCCAG GAATCACCGTTGGAGACATTGGGCCCAAGATGGACTTTGACCACTCGGATAATGGCTTCCTGCAACTGGACCACGTGCGCGTCCCCAGGGAGAACATGCTGAGCCGCTTTGCACAG GTCTTGCCAGATGGTACCTACATCAAGCTCGGAACAGCAAAGAGCAACTACCTCAGCATGGTGGTGGTGCGGGTGGACATACTGTCAGACGAGGTCATACCACTGCTGCAGAAGGCCTGTGTCATTGCCATCCGCTACTCGGTCATACGCCGCCAATCCCGGCTCCGGCCCAG TGACCCAGAGGCAAAAGTCCTGGACTACCAGACGCAGCAGCAGAAACTCTTTCCTCCGCTGGCGAAGGCCTATGCATTCCACTTCGTGGCAAACAGCCTCTTGGAATTCTTCCATCGCTCCTACAGTTCCATTTTGGACAGAGACTTCAGTCTCCTGCCTGAG CTTCACGCACTGAGCGCAGGTATGAAGGCCTTGGTGTCAGACTTCTGCATCCAGGGGGCTGAGCTGTGCCGCAGGGCCTGTGGTGGACATGGCTACTCGAAGCTGAGCGGCCTGCCCTCCCTGGTCACCAGAGTGACAGCCTCCTGCACCTACGAGGGTGAGAACACAGTGCTCTACCTGCAGACAGCCAG GTTTCTGGTGAAGAGCTACCTGCAGGCTCAGGAGTCCACATCACAGAGGTCTCTCCCTCAGTCTGTTGCATACCTGACTGCACCTGACCTGGCCAGGTGCCCGGCCCAAAAGGTAGCCGACTTCCTCCACCCAGAGCTTTACACCACGGCCTGGGCACACGTGGCAGCAAG GCTCATAAAGGACTCAGTGCATCATTTACAGACTCTCATGCAATCTGGGGCTGACAGGCACGAGGCATGGAACCAGACCACTGTCATACATCTCCAGGCCGCCAAG GCACACCTCTACTATGTCACTGTGAAGATTTTTACAGAAGCTCTGGAGAAACTGGAAAATCAACCAGCAATTCAGCAGGTGCTCAAGCGCCTCTGTGATCTCTATGCTTTACACGGCATCATGACTAACACGGGCGACTTTCTCCATGATGGCTTCCTATCCGGCGCCCAAATAGATATGGCGAGAAAAGCCTACCTGGACCTGCTCCTCCTCATCCG aaaGGATGCTATCTTGTTAACTGATGCCTTTGACTTCAGCGATCAGTGTTTAAATTCAGCACTTGGTTGTTATGATGGAAATGTCTATGAACGTCTGTTCCAGTGGGCTCAGAAGTCACCAACCAATACTCAG GGGAACCCTGCCTATGAGAAATATATAAGACCACTATTACAAGGCTGGAGATCCAGGCTATGA
- the ACOX2 gene encoding peroxisomal acyl-coenzyme A oxidase 2 isoform X1: MGSPVHRVSMGDTWSRQVHPDIESERHMQSFNVEELTNILDGGAQNTALRRKVESIIHSDPELSLKDNYFMTQNERYEAAIKKKFHIQMLAQRLGWSEDSRELYYANRSLSGDLGLALQFVFQKALRSLGSEEQIAKWDPLCNKLQILATYAQTELGHGTYLQGLETEATYDAATQEFVVHSPTLTAIKWWPGDLGRSATHALVQAQLICSGAQQGMHAFIVPIRSLEDHSPLPGITVGDIGPKMDFDHSDNGFLQLDHVRVPRENMLSRFAQVLPDGTYIKLGTAKSNYLSMVVVRVDILSDEVIPLLQKACVIAIRYSVIRRQSRLRPSDPEAKVLDYQTQQQKLFPPLAKAYAFHFVANSLLEFFHRSYSSILDRDFSLLPELHALSAGMKALVSDFCIQGAELCRRACGGHGYSKLSGLPSLVTRVTASCTYEGENTVLYLQTARFLVKSYLQAQESTSQRSLPQSVAYLTAPDLARCPAQKVADFLHPELYTTAWAHVAARLIKDSVHHLQTLMQSGADRHEAWNQTTVIHLQAAKAHLYYVTVKIFTEALEKLENQPAIQQVLKRLCDLYALHGIMTNTGDFLHDGFLSGAQIDMARKAYLDLLLLIRKDAILLTDAFDFSDQCLNSALGCYDGNVYERLFQWAQKSPTNTQGNPAYEKYIRPLLQGWRSRL, translated from the exons ATGGGCAGTCCAGTGCACCGAGTGTCAATGGGGGACACCTGGAGCAGGCAAGTGCACCCTGACATAGAGAGCGAGAGGCACATGCAGTCCTTCAACGTGGAAGAGCTCACCAACATCCTTGATGGAGGGGCCCAGAACACCGCACTCCGGAGGAAAGTCG AAAGCATCATCCACAGTGACCCAGAGCTTAGCCTGAAGGATAATTATTTCATGACCCAGAATGAACGTTATGAAGCCGCCATTAAGAAGAAATTCCACATCCAGATGTTAGCACAGCGCCTGGGCTGGTCTGAAGACAGTCGTGAATTATATTATGCTAACAG AAGCCTCTCTGGAGATCTGGGCTTGGCGTTACAATTCGTCTTCCAGAAAGCCCTCAGGAGCCTGGGCTCAGAGGAGCAGATTGCCAAGTGGGACCCACTCTGCAACAAGTTACAGATCCTCGCGACATACGCCCAGACGGAACTGGGGCACG GGACATATCTTCAGGGCCTGGAGACTGAAGCCACCTACGATGCAGCCACCCAGGAGTTTGTGGTGCACAGCCCCACGCTGACTGCCATCAAATGGTGGCCTGGGGACC TGGGACGGTCAGCCACCCATGCCCTGGTCCAGGCCCAGTTGATCTGCTCAGGAGCCCAGCAGGGCATGCATGCCTTTATTGTGCCCATCCGGAGTCTCGAGGACCACAGCCCACTGCCAG GAATCACCGTTGGAGACATTGGGCCCAAGATGGACTTTGACCACTCGGATAATGGCTTCCTGCAACTGGACCACGTGCGCGTCCCCAGGGAGAACATGCTGAGCCGCTTTGCACAG GTCTTGCCAGATGGTACCTACATCAAGCTCGGAACAGCAAAGAGCAACTACCTCAGCATGGTGGTGGTGCGGGTGGACATACTGTCAGACGAGGTCATACCACTGCTGCAGAAGGCCTGTGTCATTGCCATCCGCTACTCGGTCATACGCCGCCAATCCCGGCTCCGGCCCAG TGACCCAGAGGCAAAAGTCCTGGACTACCAGACGCAGCAGCAGAAACTCTTTCCTCCGCTGGCGAAGGCCTATGCATTCCACTTCGTGGCAAACAGCCTCTTGGAATTCTTCCATCGCTCCTACAGTTCCATTTTGGACAGAGACTTCAGTCTCCTGCCTGAG CTTCACGCACTGAGCGCAGGTATGAAGGCCTTGGTGTCAGACTTCTGCATCCAGGGGGCTGAGCTGTGCCGCAGGGCCTGTGGTGGACATGGCTACTCGAAGCTGAGCGGCCTGCCCTCCCTGGTCACCAGAGTGACAGCCTCCTGCACCTACGAGGGTGAGAACACAGTGCTCTACCTGCAGACAGCCAG GTTTCTGGTGAAGAGCTACCTGCAGGCTCAGGAGTCCACATCACAGAGGTCTCTCCCTCAGTCTGTTGCATACCTGACTGCACCTGACCTGGCCAGGTGCCCGGCCCAAAAGGTAGCCGACTTCCTCCACCCAGAGCTTTACACCACGGCCTGGGCACACGTGGCAGCAAG GCTCATAAAGGACTCAGTGCATCATTTACAGACTCTCATGCAATCTGGGGCTGACAGGCACGAGGCATGGAACCAGACCACTGTCATACATCTCCAGGCCGCCAAG GCACACCTCTACTATGTCACTGTGAAGATTTTTACAGAAGCTCTGGAGAAACTGGAAAATCAACCAGCAATTCAGCAGGTGCTCAAGCGCCTCTGTGATCTCTATGCTTTACACGGCATCATGACTAACACGGGCGACTTTCTCCATGATGGCTTCCTATCCGGCGCCCAAATAGATATGGCGAGAAAAGCCTACCTGGACCTGCTCCTCCTCATCCG aaaGGATGCTATCTTGTTAACTGATGCCTTTGACTTCAGCGATCAGTGTTTAAATTCAGCACTTGGTTGTTATGATGGAAATGTCTATGAACGTCTGTTCCAGTGGGCTCAGAAGTCACCAACCAATACTCAG GGGAACCCTGCCTATGAGAAATATATAAGACCACTATTACAAGGCTGGAGATCCAGGCTATGA
- the ACOX2 gene encoding peroxisomal acyl-coenzyme A oxidase 2 isoform X3 — MTQNERYEAAIKKKFHIQMLAQRLGWSEDSRELYYANRSLSGDLGLALQFVFQKALRSLGSEEQIAKWDPLCNKLQILATYAQTELGHGTYLQGLETEATYDAATQEFVVHSPTLTAIKWWPGDLGRSATHALVQAQLICSGAQQGMHAFIVPIRSLEDHSPLPGITVGDIGPKMDFDHSDNGFLQLDHVRVPRENMLSRFAQVLPDGTYIKLGTAKSNYLSMVVVRVDILSDEVIPLLQKACVIAIRYSVIRRQSRLRPSDPEAKVLDYQTQQQKLFPPLAKAYAFHFVANSLLEFFHRSYSSILDRDFSLLPELHALSAGMKALVSDFCIQGAELCRRACGGHGYSKLSGLPSLVTRVTASCTYEGENTVLYLQTARFLVKSYLQAQESTSQRSLPQSVAYLTAPDLARCPAQKVADFLHPELYTTAWAHVAARLIKDSVHHLQTLMQSGADRHEAWNQTTVIHLQAAKAHLYYVTVKIFTEALEKLENQPAIQQVLKRLCDLYALHGIMTNTGDFLHDGFLSGAQIDMARKAYLDLLLLIRKDAILLTDAFDFSDQCLNSALGCYDGNVYERLFQWAQKSPTNTQGNPAYEKYIRPLLQGWRSRL; from the exons ATGACCCAGAATGAACGTTATGAAGCCGCCATTAAGAAGAAATTCCACATCCAGATGTTAGCACAGCGCCTGGGCTGGTCTGAAGACAGTCGTGAATTATATTATGCTAACAG AAGCCTCTCTGGAGATCTGGGCTTGGCGTTACAATTCGTCTTCCAGAAAGCCCTCAGGAGCCTGGGCTCAGAGGAGCAGATTGCCAAGTGGGACCCACTCTGCAACAAGTTACAGATCCTCGCGACATACGCCCAGACGGAACTGGGGCACG GGACATATCTTCAGGGCCTGGAGACTGAAGCCACCTACGATGCAGCCACCCAGGAGTTTGTGGTGCACAGCCCCACGCTGACTGCCATCAAATGGTGGCCTGGGGACC TGGGACGGTCAGCCACCCATGCCCTGGTCCAGGCCCAGTTGATCTGCTCAGGAGCCCAGCAGGGCATGCATGCCTTTATTGTGCCCATCCGGAGTCTCGAGGACCACAGCCCACTGCCAG GAATCACCGTTGGAGACATTGGGCCCAAGATGGACTTTGACCACTCGGATAATGGCTTCCTGCAACTGGACCACGTGCGCGTCCCCAGGGAGAACATGCTGAGCCGCTTTGCACAG GTCTTGCCAGATGGTACCTACATCAAGCTCGGAACAGCAAAGAGCAACTACCTCAGCATGGTGGTGGTGCGGGTGGACATACTGTCAGACGAGGTCATACCACTGCTGCAGAAGGCCTGTGTCATTGCCATCCGCTACTCGGTCATACGCCGCCAATCCCGGCTCCGGCCCAG TGACCCAGAGGCAAAAGTCCTGGACTACCAGACGCAGCAGCAGAAACTCTTTCCTCCGCTGGCGAAGGCCTATGCATTCCACTTCGTGGCAAACAGCCTCTTGGAATTCTTCCATCGCTCCTACAGTTCCATTTTGGACAGAGACTTCAGTCTCCTGCCTGAG CTTCACGCACTGAGCGCAGGTATGAAGGCCTTGGTGTCAGACTTCTGCATCCAGGGGGCTGAGCTGTGCCGCAGGGCCTGTGGTGGACATGGCTACTCGAAGCTGAGCGGCCTGCCCTCCCTGGTCACCAGAGTGACAGCCTCCTGCACCTACGAGGGTGAGAACACAGTGCTCTACCTGCAGACAGCCAG GTTTCTGGTGAAGAGCTACCTGCAGGCTCAGGAGTCCACATCACAGAGGTCTCTCCCTCAGTCTGTTGCATACCTGACTGCACCTGACCTGGCCAGGTGCCCGGCCCAAAAGGTAGCCGACTTCCTCCACCCAGAGCTTTACACCACGGCCTGGGCACACGTGGCAGCAAG GCTCATAAAGGACTCAGTGCATCATTTACAGACTCTCATGCAATCTGGGGCTGACAGGCACGAGGCATGGAACCAGACCACTGTCATACATCTCCAGGCCGCCAAG GCACACCTCTACTATGTCACTGTGAAGATTTTTACAGAAGCTCTGGAGAAACTGGAAAATCAACCAGCAATTCAGCAGGTGCTCAAGCGCCTCTGTGATCTCTATGCTTTACACGGCATCATGACTAACACGGGCGACTTTCTCCATGATGGCTTCCTATCCGGCGCCCAAATAGATATGGCGAGAAAAGCCTACCTGGACCTGCTCCTCCTCATCCG aaaGGATGCTATCTTGTTAACTGATGCCTTTGACTTCAGCGATCAGTGTTTAAATTCAGCACTTGGTTGTTATGATGGAAATGTCTATGAACGTCTGTTCCAGTGGGCTCAGAAGTCACCAACCAATACTCAG GGGAACCCTGCCTATGAGAAATATATAAGACCACTATTACAAGGCTGGAGATCCAGGCTATGA